In Moorella sp. Hama-1, a single genomic region encodes these proteins:
- a CDS encoding type II toxin-antitoxin system RelE/ParE family toxin — protein sequence MPQIIRTDSFLDQFQELSKEAQKHVLKTIRFLAQNPGHPSLKVHGIKGTPFWEAYASISIRVIFERTGDTLVLLACGHHDILKKY from the coding sequence ATGCCTCAGATAATAAGGACTGATAGTTTCCTGGACCAGTTTCAAGAGTTAAGCAAAGAAGCTCAAAAGCACGTGTTGAAAACCATACGCTTCCTGGCTCAAAACCCGGGCCATCCTTCCCTCAAGGTACATGGTATTAAAGGAACACCCTTTTGGGAAGCCTATGCCAGCATCAGCATCCGGGTTATTTTTGAGCGGACCGGTGATACTCTGGTATTATTAGCCTGCGGTCATCACGATATCCTTAAGAAGTATTAA
- the glgA gene encoding glycogen synthase GlgA: MKKPLKILLVSPEVAPLAKTGGLADVAGSLPKALAARGHEVRVAMPRYRQVKDVDYLTDLPVEMDGSLETAIIRQAKLPGEAGVPVYLIDNYKFFYRDGLYGYGDDGMRFNFFCKAILSMLPWLEFQPDIIHCNDWQTGPLPLFLKVKHEDNPFYRETATIYTIHNLQYQGTFPRSILKTMALGEEFFSPERLEFYGQVSYMKAGILYADLVNTVSKKYALEIQTPEYGERLDGLLRKRAADLRGILNGIDYEEFDPDTDRRLAVNYNSNHMEKRKENKTALQREMELPVKDVPVLGLISRLVSQKGLDLLAAILDPLMQQDLQFVLLGSGEDYYQQLFSRYKVKYRDKMAVKIGFDPVLAQHIYAGCDIFLMPSRFEPCGLGQMISLRYGAVPVVRATGGLEDTIKDFHQFPGVGNGFSFRDYQPQALLDTINRALHVYRHEPDEWRQLVRRGMAADFSWNASAGHYEEMYREALDKRRAAMFKVG; the protein is encoded by the coding sequence ATGAAAAAACCCTTGAAGATCTTGCTGGTTTCTCCCGAGGTAGCGCCCCTGGCTAAGACCGGCGGCCTGGCTGATGTGGCCGGCAGCCTGCCCAAGGCCCTGGCCGCCCGGGGCCATGAAGTCCGGGTTGCCATGCCGCGCTACCGCCAGGTTAAGGATGTTGACTACCTTACCGACCTGCCGGTAGAGATGGACGGCAGCTTGGAGACGGCCATTATCCGCCAGGCGAAACTCCCCGGTGAAGCCGGGGTGCCGGTATACCTGATTGACAACTACAAGTTTTTCTACCGCGATGGCCTGTACGGTTACGGCGACGACGGCATGCGTTTCAACTTTTTCTGTAAGGCTATCTTGTCTATGCTGCCCTGGCTGGAGTTTCAGCCGGACATTATCCATTGCAACGACTGGCAGACCGGACCCCTACCCCTGTTCCTCAAGGTCAAACACGAGGATAATCCCTTTTACCGGGAGACGGCTACCATCTATACCATTCACAACTTGCAGTACCAGGGGACTTTCCCCCGCAGCATTCTCAAAACCATGGCCCTCGGCGAGGAATTCTTCTCCCCGGAGCGCCTGGAGTTTTACGGCCAGGTAAGTTATATGAAGGCCGGCATCCTGTACGCCGACCTGGTCAACACCGTCAGCAAGAAATACGCCCTGGAAATCCAGACCCCGGAGTACGGCGAGCGCCTGGACGGTTTGCTCCGCAAAAGGGCTGCCGACCTGCGGGGCATCCTGAACGGCATCGATTACGAAGAATTCGACCCGGACACCGACCGGCGCCTGGCCGTTAATTACAACTCTAACCATATGGAGAAAAGGAAGGAGAACAAGACGGCCCTGCAGCGGGAGATGGAACTGCCCGTCAAAGACGTTCCCGTCCTGGGGCTAATCTCCCGCCTGGTGAGCCAGAAGGGCCTGGACCTCCTGGCCGCCATCCTGGACCCCCTGATGCAGCAGGACCTGCAGTTTGTCCTCCTGGGAAGCGGCGAGGACTACTACCAGCAGCTCTTCTCCCGCTACAAGGTCAAGTACCGGGATAAAATGGCCGTCAAGATCGGTTTCGACCCGGTCCTGGCCCAGCATATCTACGCCGGCTGCGATATCTTCCTGATGCCCTCCCGCTTCGAGCCCTGCGGCCTGGGCCAGATGATCAGCCTACGCTACGGCGCCGTCCCCGTGGTCCGGGCCACCGGCGGCTTGGAGGATACCATCAAAGACTTTCACCAGTTTCCGGGCGTGGGTAACGGCTTCTCCTTCCGCGACTACCAACCCCAGGCTCTCCTGGATACTATCAACCGCGCCCTCCACGTCTACCGCCACGAACCCGATGAATGGCGCCAACTGGTGCGGCGGGGCATGGCCGCCGATTTCTCCTGGAACGCCTCGGCCGGCCACTACGAGGAGATGTACCGGGAGGCCCTGGACAAACGCCGGGCCGCCATGTTTAAGGTGGGATAA
- the galT gene encoding galactose-1-phosphate uridylyltransferase, with translation MPELRQDPVSDRWVVIATERARRPSDFKAPREEKKGAASCPFCPGHEKETPPEVLAFRAEGTAPDTPGWQVRVVPNKFAALAPGGEVTTESKGLYQTMSGTGAHEVIIEGPEHNTFFVDLAPDHAIQVLKAWRQRYLQLSRNKNLKYIQLFKNHGRTAGASLEHPHSQIIATPLVPAAVNQEIQRLQDYWQEKESCLLCDLMETELATGTRIVAFNKEFLAFCPFASRFPMEMLLLPRRHQAGFDSCDDGQLEQLAAILQDILSRLKQVAGDPPFNLVLHTAPLHQEDAIYHWHLELLPRLTIVAGFEWGTGMYINPTPPEIAAQSLNEIERGSSDKATS, from the coding sequence ATGCCCGAATTACGCCAGGACCCGGTCAGTGATCGCTGGGTGGTTATAGCCACCGAACGCGCCCGCCGGCCTTCGGATTTCAAGGCGCCCCGGGAAGAAAAAAAAGGAGCCGCCAGCTGCCCCTTCTGCCCCGGTCACGAAAAGGAGACGCCGCCGGAGGTGCTGGCCTTTCGTGCCGAAGGCACTGCGCCCGACACCCCCGGCTGGCAGGTGCGGGTGGTGCCCAATAAATTTGCCGCCCTCGCTCCCGGCGGCGAAGTAACCACTGAAAGCAAGGGGTTATACCAGACCATGAGTGGTACCGGCGCCCACGAGGTCATTATCGAGGGTCCGGAACACAATACCTTTTTCGTCGACCTGGCGCCTGACCACGCCATCCAGGTCCTCAAGGCCTGGCGCCAGCGTTACCTGCAGCTGAGCCGGAATAAGAACCTGAAGTATATCCAACTATTTAAAAACCATGGCCGCACGGCCGGGGCCTCCCTGGAACACCCCCACAGCCAGATAATCGCCACTCCCCTGGTGCCTGCCGCCGTTAACCAGGAAATCCAGAGACTGCAGGATTACTGGCAGGAAAAAGAGAGCTGCCTCCTCTGCGACTTGATGGAAACCGAACTGGCGACGGGTACCAGGATTGTCGCCTTCAATAAAGAATTCCTGGCCTTCTGCCCCTTTGCCTCCCGTTTTCCCATGGAGATGCTGCTCCTGCCCCGGCGGCACCAGGCCGGCTTCGACAGCTGTGATGACGGGCAGCTGGAGCAACTGGCAGCCATCCTCCAGGATATCTTAAGCCGCCTGAAACAGGTGGCCGGCGACCCGCCCTTTAACCTGGTTCTGCACACGGCCCCCCTGCACCAGGAGGACGCTATCTACCACTGGCATTTGGAACTCCTGCCCCGGCTGACTATTGTCGCCGGGTTTGAATGGGGTACAGGGATGTACATCAACCCCACCCCGCCGGAAATCGCCGCCCAATCCCTAAACGAAATAGAGCGGGGAAGTTCAGATAAAGCTACCAGTTAG
- the gcvPB gene encoding aminomethyl-transferring glycine dehydrogenase subunit GcvPB encodes MKTEPLLFELGAPGRRGYTLPECDVPGKVEDYLPETTRRQADAALPELSEVEVVRHFTHLSSLNYGVDTGFYPLGSCTMKYNPKVNEAAANLPGFNSLHPYVPAEAAQGALELMYNLQQYLAEITGMAAVTLQPAAGAHGEYTGLDIIAAYHRSRGDLERRQVLVPDSAHGTNPASAAMAGLEVVQVPSDERGLVDLAALRAAVGPWTAALMLTNPNTLGLFESNIEEMAAIVHAAGGLLYYDGANLNAVMGITRPGDMGFDVVHLNLHKTFSTPHGGGGPGSGPVGVQEHLTPFLPVPVVARREDGQYYLDYDRPQSIGQVRSFYGNFGVMVKAYTYIRSLGAPGLQRVSEQAVLNANYMLARLRPYFKVPFDRVCKHEFVIAPPQEVNDAGVHTLDIAKRLLDYGFHAPTIYFPLIVHEAMMIEPTETEPKETLDAFCDALIAISKEAVEDPEVLHSAPHNTPVRRLDEVGAARNPVLRWQEK; translated from the coding sequence ATGAAGACGGAACCCTTACTCTTTGAACTCGGTGCCCCGGGACGGCGGGGTTATACCCTGCCGGAATGTGACGTACCGGGGAAGGTGGAGGATTACCTGCCGGAGACTACTCGCCGCCAGGCCGACGCCGCCCTGCCGGAATTGAGCGAAGTGGAGGTAGTGCGCCACTTTACCCATTTATCGAGCCTGAACTATGGCGTGGACACCGGTTTCTATCCCCTGGGTTCCTGCACCATGAAGTATAACCCCAAGGTGAACGAGGCGGCAGCCAACCTGCCCGGCTTTAATAGCCTGCACCCGTATGTTCCGGCTGAGGCCGCCCAGGGGGCGCTAGAACTCATGTATAACCTGCAGCAATACCTGGCAGAGATTACCGGTATGGCCGCCGTCACCCTGCAGCCGGCGGCCGGGGCCCACGGGGAATATACCGGCCTGGATATCATCGCCGCCTACCACCGCAGCCGCGGCGACCTGGAGCGGCGCCAGGTGCTGGTCCCGGATTCTGCCCACGGTACCAACCCGGCCAGTGCCGCCATGGCCGGCCTGGAGGTAGTCCAGGTACCCTCCGATGAGCGGGGCCTGGTGGATTTGGCAGCCCTGCGGGCGGCCGTCGGTCCCTGGACCGCCGCCCTGATGCTGACCAACCCCAACACCCTGGGCCTTTTTGAGAGCAATATTGAAGAAATGGCGGCCATTGTCCATGCAGCCGGCGGCCTCCTTTATTATGACGGCGCCAACCTGAATGCCGTCATGGGTATCACCCGGCCGGGGGATATGGGTTTTGATGTGGTCCACCTGAACCTGCACAAGACCTTTTCCACCCCCCACGGCGGCGGTGGTCCCGGCAGCGGCCCGGTGGGGGTGCAGGAGCACCTGACACCCTTCCTGCCGGTGCCGGTGGTGGCCCGCCGGGAGGACGGCCAGTATTACCTGGATTACGACCGGCCCCAGAGCATCGGCCAGGTCCGTTCCTTCTACGGCAACTTCGGCGTCATGGTCAAGGCCTACACCTATATCCGCTCCCTGGGGGCCCCGGGTCTGCAAAGGGTCAGCGAACAGGCCGTCTTGAACGCCAACTACATGCTGGCGCGGCTGCGACCCTATTTCAAAGTGCCCTTTGACCGGGTGTGCAAGCACGAATTCGTCATCGCCCCGCCCCAGGAAGTCAATGACGCCGGCGTCCACACCCTGGATATAGCCAAACGCCTCCTGGACTACGGTTTCCATGCCCCGACCATCTACTTCCCCCTCATTGTCCACGAAGCCATGATGATCGAGCCCACGGAAACGGAGCCGAAGGAGACCCTGGACGCCTTCTGCGATGCTTTGATTGCCATCAGTAAAGAAGCAGTCGAGGACCCGGAGGTCCTGCACAGTGCGCCCCACAACACCCCGGTGCGGCGCCTGGACGAAGTCGGCGCCGCCAGGAACCCGGTCTTACGCTGGCAGGAAAAGTAA
- a CDS encoding lipoate--protein ligase family protein — protein MPAETWRLLDTDVADPYTNMAIDEAILLEHQGGQTPPTLRFYAWSPPTISLGYFQQLEKEIDLEAVKERGLGLVRRLTGGRAVLHDDEVTYSVVAREDHPLMLGGIRPSYLRLAAALAGGLRELGAPVEIASGRKGAHEEHSTAACFDAPSWYEITCGGRKLVGSAQTRKGGVVLQHGSIVINLNGEDLFAVLKMPAEAVRRRLQAKFYRQACGLAEILGRSVAAAEIKTGIVRAFSRLYGIEFVTSGLTEGEKGRLEELKAKYAGEEWLHRR, from the coding sequence ATGCCGGCGGAAACCTGGCGCCTTCTCGATACCGACGTGGCCGACCCTTATACCAATATGGCCATCGACGAAGCCATCCTCCTGGAGCACCAGGGGGGACAGACGCCGCCGACGTTGCGCTTCTATGCCTGGTCGCCGCCCACCATTTCCCTGGGTTATTTCCAGCAGTTAGAGAAAGAAATCGATCTGGAGGCCGTGAAAGAGCGGGGCCTGGGGCTGGTGCGGCGCCTGACGGGCGGCCGGGCCGTCCTCCACGACGACGAGGTCACCTATAGCGTGGTGGCCCGGGAAGACCACCCCCTGATGCTCGGTGGCATTCGCCCCTCCTACCTGCGCCTGGCGGCGGCCCTGGCCGGGGGGCTCCGGGAGCTGGGGGCCCCGGTGGAAATCGCCTCGGGCCGCAAAGGGGCCCACGAGGAGCACTCCACCGCCGCCTGCTTTGACGCCCCCTCCTGGTATGAGATTACCTGCGGCGGCCGCAAGCTGGTCGGCAGCGCCCAGACCCGCAAGGGCGGCGTGGTCCTCCAGCACGGTTCCATAGTTATCAACCTCAATGGGGAGGATCTCTTCGCCGTCCTGAAAATGCCTGCGGAAGCCGTCCGCCGGCGCCTCCAGGCGAAGTTTTATCGCCAGGCCTGCGGCCTGGCGGAGATACTGGGCCGCAGTGTTGCAGCCGCTGAGATAAAAACGGGTATAGTCCGGGCTTTTAGCAGGCTCTACGGGATCGAATTCGTTACGTCCGGCCTGACGGAAGGGGAAAAGGGGCGCCTGGAAGAGCTAAAGGCCAAATATGCCGGCGAGGAGTGGCTGCACCGGCGCTAA
- the nifV gene encoding homocitrate synthase: protein MDGKIKIVDTTLRDGEQTAGVVFANSEKLRIAKMLDAIGVDQIEAGVPVMGGDEKKVIKDIVDAGLRASIMGWNRAVIDDVRHSLDCGCDAVAVSISTSDIHIEHKLRSTREKVIESMSRACAFAKKHGLYVSVNAEDASRTDPDYLLQFARAAREAGADRLRFCDTVGIMDPFGTYEKIKWLIEEVGLDVEMHMHNDFGMATANTLAGIRAGARYAGVTVVGLGERAGNAALEEVVMALKYLADIDLNFKTEQFRELAEYVSMAAHRKLPAWKAIVGSNMFAHESGIHADGALKDPRTYEVMKPEEVGLERQIVIGKHSGTAAIKAKFAEYGVHLEEEEAAAILARVRALAVELKRPLFDKELAHIYDDLQEEKKKAAM from the coding sequence ATGGACGGGAAGATTAAAATCGTCGATACCACCCTCCGGGACGGCGAGCAGACGGCCGGAGTGGTCTTTGCCAACAGTGAAAAACTGCGCATTGCCAAGATGCTGGACGCCATTGGTGTCGATCAAATTGAAGCCGGGGTCCCGGTCATGGGTGGCGACGAGAAAAAGGTGATCAAAGATATTGTCGACGCCGGCTTACGGGCGAGTATCATGGGCTGGAACCGGGCCGTCATCGACGATGTCCGGCACTCCCTCGACTGTGGCTGCGATGCCGTGGCTGTTTCCATTTCTACCTCCGACATCCATATCGAGCACAAGCTGCGCAGTACCAGGGAAAAGGTTATTGAGTCCATGTCCCGGGCCTGCGCCTTCGCTAAGAAACACGGCCTCTACGTCTCCGTTAATGCCGAGGACGCCAGCCGCACCGACCCGGACTATTTGCTCCAGTTTGCCCGGGCCGCCCGGGAGGCCGGCGCCGACCGCCTGCGCTTCTGCGATACGGTGGGCATTATGGATCCCTTCGGCACTTATGAAAAAATAAAATGGTTGATCGAAGAAGTGGGCCTGGATGTAGAGATGCACATGCACAACGACTTCGGCATGGCTACGGCCAATACCCTGGCCGGCATTCGCGCCGGGGCCAGGTATGCCGGGGTGACGGTGGTGGGCCTGGGCGAACGGGCCGGCAACGCCGCCCTGGAGGAAGTAGTCATGGCCCTGAAATACCTGGCCGATATCGACCTGAACTTCAAAACGGAGCAGTTCCGCGAACTGGCCGAGTACGTCTCCATGGCTGCCCACCGCAAACTGCCGGCCTGGAAGGCCATTGTGGGGAGCAACATGTTCGCCCACGAATCGGGTATTCATGCCGACGGCGCCCTGAAGGACCCGCGCACCTATGAAGTCATGAAACCGGAAGAGGTTGGCCTGGAACGGCAGATTGTCATTGGTAAGCATTCCGGTACGGCAGCCATCAAGGCCAAGTTTGCCGAATACGGCGTCCACCTGGAGGAAGAGGAAGCCGCAGCCATCCTGGCCCGGGTCCGGGCCCTGGCGGTGGAACTGAAGCGGCCCCTCTTTGATAAAGAACTGGCCCATATCTACGATGATCTGCAGGAAGAGAAGAAAAAAGCGGCCATGTAA
- a CDS encoding AbrB/MazE/SpoVT family DNA-binding domain-containing protein gives MLISIGQLARKLGLKEGDYVRLELAEDSNSLRLVPVDWHPRQQEYFWSEEWQERMQKSLQDLAEERVKSYGDVEELIGELEHASDNKD, from the coding sequence ATGCTTATCAGTATAGGCCAGCTGGCCAGGAAACTGGGCCTTAAAGAGGGTGATTATGTACGTTTAGAGTTGGCCGAAGATAGCAACAGCCTTCGCCTTGTCCCGGTTGACTGGCACCCCAGGCAACAGGAATATTTCTGGAGCGAGGAATGGCAGGAAAGAATGCAAAAGAGCTTGCAGGATCTGGCGGAAGAGCGGGTAAAGAGTTATGGTGATGTCGAAGAATTAATAGGAGAACTGGAGCATGCCTCAGATAATAAGGACTGA
- a CDS encoding carbohydrate-binding protein, translated as MGDKNRSRFVNDERTRLQQMRAAEYPGGVVVDPVPITAGDEVTVLYHGLLDNCGADQVWMRTGYGDANNWRDICDYRMERTGYGWVKNIRVEDTSRLNICFKDSADNWDNNNGLNWSFEIHNGELPGRR; from the coding sequence ATGGGCGATAAAAACCGCAGCCGCTTTGTTAACGACGAACGGACGAGATTGCAACAAATGCGGGCGGCCGAGTATCCCGGTGGGGTGGTGGTCGACCCGGTGCCTATCACCGCCGGTGATGAGGTGACTGTTCTCTACCACGGGCTGCTGGATAACTGCGGCGCCGACCAGGTATGGATGCGCACCGGTTATGGTGATGCCAATAACTGGCGGGATATTTGCGATTACCGCATGGAACGCACCGGTTACGGCTGGGTGAAGAATATCCGGGTCGAGGACACCAGCCGTTTGAACATCTGCTTCAAGGACAGCGCCGACAACTGGGACAACAACAACGGCCTCAACTGGAGCTTTGAGATTCATAATGGCGAACTGCCGGGACGCAGGTAA
- a CDS encoding MurR/RpiR family transcriptional regulator, giving the protein MVPVGVPDVSNSQLSASSFMARLRGIYRNLRASEKKVVDYIMANPEAIIHLSISDLADASQVSEATIVRLCKKLGFNGYQDLKITFAQDLVAPIKNIHEEVTPEDAIGQIKDKVFRSNLLALEDTLKTVADEELERAAGALVAARRIQFMGVGGSSCIAHDAYLKFLKTGIPCSLFTDGHSQVVGASLATPDDVVIAISHSGSSKDVVQAAELARENGATTIAITQYSKSPLVKHADICLFTSARETAFRTEAMSSRIAQLTIIDTLYVKVALELDKTFLENLRKIRHNTTDKRF; this is encoded by the coding sequence ATGGTGCCGGTGGGCGTTCCCGATGTAAGCAACAGCCAGCTATCAGCTAGTTCTTTTATGGCCAGACTTCGGGGTATCTATAGGAACCTGCGGGCCTCAGAAAAAAAGGTCGTCGACTATATCATGGCCAACCCGGAGGCTATAATCCATCTGTCCATATCCGACCTGGCGGACGCCAGCCAGGTGAGCGAGGCTACTATCGTCCGCCTGTGTAAAAAACTGGGTTTTAATGGCTATCAGGATTTGAAGATAACCTTTGCCCAGGACCTGGTGGCCCCGATAAAAAATATCCACGAAGAGGTAACGCCGGAGGATGCTATAGGCCAGATTAAGGATAAGGTTTTCCGTAGTAACCTGCTGGCTTTGGAGGATACCTTGAAGACGGTCGCCGATGAGGAACTGGAGCGGGCCGCCGGAGCCCTCGTAGCGGCCAGGCGGATCCAGTTCATGGGCGTTGGCGGGTCAAGCTGCATCGCCCACGACGCCTATCTTAAATTCTTGAAGACCGGCATCCCCTGTTCCCTATTCACTGACGGCCATTCCCAGGTGGTGGGGGCCTCCCTGGCGACTCCTGATGACGTCGTAATCGCCATCTCCCACTCCGGTAGCTCAAAGGACGTGGTCCAGGCGGCAGAATTGGCCCGGGAAAATGGCGCTACGACCATTGCTATTACCCAGTATTCCAAATCGCCCCTGGTGAAACACGCCGATATCTGTCTCTTTACCAGCGCCAGGGAAACGGCCTTCCGCACAGAAGCCATGTCCTCCCGGATCGCCCAGCTGACTATTATCGATACCCTGTATGTCAAAGTGGCCCTGGAATTGGATAAAACCTTTTTAGAAAACCTGCGCAAGATCAGGCACAACACAACGGATAAGAGGTTTTAG